A stretch of Gossypium hirsutum isolate 1008001.06 chromosome A06, Gossypium_hirsutum_v2.1, whole genome shotgun sequence DNA encodes these proteins:
- the LOC107957696 gene encoding alcohol acyltransferase 9, translating to MLRSEELPDCFYYQNKPTLITPNTSTPNHSLYLSNLDDQKFLRFSIKYLYLFEKAVAIDILKYSLSKVLVDYYPLAGRLRPCGGAGDDDKLVVDCNGEGAVFAEGFMDISCEEFLQISRKPNRSWRKLLYRVEAHSFIEIPPLVVQVTNLRCGGMILCTAINHCICDGIGTSQFLHAWAHVITKPTLNLPILPLHSRHVLKPRDPPQVTHTHLGYTKTTFKDNNIHVDINQYLQSQPLVPTSFTFTSAHILRLKRRCIPSLKCTTFEALASHTWRSWVRSLDLSTTFKVKLLFSVNVRKKLIPEIPQGYYGNGFVLACTETAVKDLVTSNLHHGIKLIQQAKSSLTDGHVRSMIDLLEDKNVKTDICSSLVISQWAKLGLEDLDFGQGKPLHMGPLTSDIYCLFLPVVGNFDAVKVQVSVPECVVEKFEYYMMDGLEEEENGEQNGFI from the exons ATGTTAAGATCTGAAGAACTCCCAGATTGTTTCTATTACCAAAACAAACCAACCTTAATCACCCCAAACACTTCAACCCCAAACCATTCTTTGTATCTTTCCAACTTAGATGATCAAAAGTTCCTTAGATTCTCCATTAAATACCTTTACCTTTTTGAAAAAGCTGTTGCTATAGATATCTTGAAATATTCACTTTCTAAGGTTCTGGTTGATTATTACCCTTTGGCCGGAAGGTTAAGACCTTGCGGCGGTGCTGGTGATGATGATAAGCTCGTCGTTGATTGTAATGGTGAAGGTGCTGTGTTTGCAGAAGGTTTTATGGATATTAGTTGTGAAGAGTTTCTCCAAATTTCTCGGAAACCAAACAGGTCTTGGAGGAAATTACTATATAGAGTTGAAGCTCACTCGTTCATTGAGATCCCTCCTCTTGTTGTTCAG GTGACGAATCTCCGTTGTGGGGGTATGATTCTCTGCACCGCGATAAATCATTGCATATGTGACGGCATAGGCACATCTCAGTTCTTACACGCGTGGGCGCACGTGATCACCAAACCAACACTCAATTTACCCATTTTACCCTTACACTCTCGCCACGTGTTGAAACCCCGAGATCCACCACAAGTAACCCACACTCACCTAGGATATACCAAAACTACCTTCAAAGACAACAACATCCACGTGGACATCAACCAATATTTACAATCACAACCACTAGTTCCAACCTCCTTCACCTTCACCTCCGCTCATATCCTCCGCCTTAAAAGGCGGTGCATCCCGTCACTGAAATGCACCACCTTCGAGGCATTAGCCTCGCACACGTGGCGGTCATGGGTTCGTTCCTTGGATTTGTCGACCACATTTAAAGTCAAGCTCTTGTTTTCCGTCAACGTTAGGAAAAAGTTGATTCCCGAAATACCTCAAGGGTATTACGGGAACGGATTTGTCTTGGCTTGTACGGAAACCGCGGTAAAAGATTTAGTTACTTCAAACTTACACCACGGTATAAAGTTAATCCAACAAGCTAAATCAAGTTTAACCGATGGGCATGTACGGTCAATGATTGATTTACTGGAggacaaaaatgtcaaaacagATATTTGTTCAAGCTTGGTAATTTCTCAATGGGCTAAATTGGGATTAGAAGATTTGGATTTTGGACAAGGTAAGCCATTACATATGGGTCCTTTAACAAGTGATATTTACTGTTTGTTTTTACCGGTGGTGGGTAATTTTGATGCGGTAAAAGTTCAAGTTTCCGTACCTGAATGTGTAGTTGAAAAATTCGAGTATTACATGATGGATGGTttggaggaagaagaaaatggaGAGCAAAATGGTTTTATTTAA